Proteins from a genomic interval of Calypte anna isolate BGI_N300 chromosome 6, bCalAnn1_v1.p, whole genome shotgun sequence:
- the MAPK8 gene encoding mitogen-activated protein kinase 8 isoform X4, whose protein sequence is MSRSKRDNNFYSVEIGDSTFTVLKRYQNLKPIGSGAQGIVCAAYDAILERNVAIKKLSRPFQNQTHAKRAYRELVLMKCVNHKNIIGLLNVFTPQKSLEEFQDVYIVMELMDANLCQVIQMELDHERMSYLLYQMLCGIKHLHSAGIIHRDLKPSNIVVKSDCTLKILDFGLARTAGTSFMMTPYVVTRYYRAPEVILGMGYKENVDLWSVGCIMGEMVCHKILFPGRDYIDQWNKVIEQLGTPCPEFMKKLQPTVRTYVENRPKYAGYSFEKLFPDVLFPADSEHNKLKASQARDLLSKMLVIDASKRISVDEALQHPYINVWYDPSEAEAPPPKIPDKQLDEREHTIEEWKELIYKEVMDLEERTKNGVIRGQPAPLAQVQQ, encoded by the exons ATGAGCAGAAGCAAACGTGACAACAATTTCTACAGTGTTGAAATTGGAGACTCTACTTTCACTGTATTGAAACGGTATCAAAACTTAAAACCAATAGGATCAGGAGCACAAGGAATAGTATG tgcTGCTTATGATGCCATCCTTGAACGAAATGTTGCAATCAAGAAGTTAAGCCGACCATTTCAGAACCAAACCCATGCTAAAAGAGCTTACAGAGAGCTTGTTCTTATGAAGTGCGTTAATCACAAAAAT ATAATTGGCCTTCTGAATGTGTTCACACCACAAAAATCCCTGGAAGAATTTCAAGATGT cTACATAGTGATGGAGCTCATGGATGCAAATCTCTGCCAAGTGATTCAGATGGAGCTAGACCACGAACGAATGTCCTATCTTCTTTATCAAATGCTGTGTGGTATCAAACATCTTCATTCAGCTGGAATTATACATAGA gatttaaaGCCCAGTAATATAGTAGTAAAGTCAGACTGCACTTTGAAGATTCTTGACTTTGGACTGGCCAGAACCGCAGGAACTAGTTTTATGATGACGCCTTATGTAGTGACTCGTTACTACAGAGCACCAGAGGTCATCCTAGGGATGGGATACAAAGAAAACG TGGATTTATGGTCTGTGGGGTGCATTATGGGCGAAATGGTTTGCCACAAAATCCTCTTTCCAGGAAGGGACT ATATTGATCAATGGAATAAAGTCATAGAGCAGCTAGGAACACCATGCCCTGAATTTATGAAGAAATTACAGCCTACAGTCCGAACTTATGTGGAGAACAGACCTAAATATGCTGGTTATAGTTTTGAAAAACTCTTTCCAGATGTCCTTTTCCCAGCTGATTCTGAGCACAATAAGCTTAAAG CAAGTCAAGCAAGAGATTTGTTGTCCAAAATGCTGGTTATAGATGCTTCTAAAAGAATCTCTGTCGATGAAGCCCTACAACACCCATACATCAATGTCTGGTATGATCCATCAGAAGCAGAAGCT cctCCACCAAAGATACCAGATAAGCAGTTGGATGAAAGAGAGCACACAATAGAAGAATGGAAAG agTTGATATACAAGGAAGTCATGGACCTAGAGGAGAGAACCAAGAATGGGGTTATACGTGGACAACCAGCCCCTTTAG
- the MAPK8 gene encoding mitogen-activated protein kinase 8 isoform X3, whose product MSRSKRDNNFYSVEIGDSTFTVLKRYQNLKPIGSGAQGIVCAAYDAILERNVAIKKLSRPFQNQTHAKRAYRELVLMKCVNHKNIIGLLNVFTPQKSLEEFQDVYIVMELMDANLCQVIQMELDHERMSYLLYQMLCGIKHLHSAGIIHRDLKPSNIVVKSDCTLKILDFGLARTAGTSFMMTPYVVTRYYRAPEVILGMGYKENVDIWSVGCIMGEMIKGGVLFPGTDHIDQWNKVIEQLGTPCPEFMKKLQPTVRTYVENRPKYAGYSFEKLFPDVLFPADSEHNKLKASQARDLLSKMLVIDASKRISVDEALQHPYINVWYDPSEAEAPPPKIPDKQLDEREHTIEEWKELIYKEVMDLEERTKNGVIRGQPAPLAQVQQ is encoded by the exons ATGAGCAGAAGCAAACGTGACAACAATTTCTACAGTGTTGAAATTGGAGACTCTACTTTCACTGTATTGAAACGGTATCAAAACTTAAAACCAATAGGATCAGGAGCACAAGGAATAGTATG tgcTGCTTATGATGCCATCCTTGAACGAAATGTTGCAATCAAGAAGTTAAGCCGACCATTTCAGAACCAAACCCATGCTAAAAGAGCTTACAGAGAGCTTGTTCTTATGAAGTGCGTTAATCACAAAAAT ATAATTGGCCTTCTGAATGTGTTCACACCACAAAAATCCCTGGAAGAATTTCAAGATGT cTACATAGTGATGGAGCTCATGGATGCAAATCTCTGCCAAGTGATTCAGATGGAGCTAGACCACGAACGAATGTCCTATCTTCTTTATCAAATGCTGTGTGGTATCAAACATCTTCATTCAGCTGGAATTATACATAGA gatttaaaGCCCAGTAATATAGTAGTAAAGTCAGACTGCACTTTGAAGATTCTTGACTTTGGACTGGCCAGAACCGCAGGAACTAGTTTTATGATGACGCCTTATGTAGTGACTCGTTACTACAGAGCACCAGAGGTCATCCTAGGGATGGGATACAAAGAAAACG ttgacATTTGGTCAGTTGGGTGCATCATGGGAGAAATGATCAAAGGTGGTGTTTTATTTCCTGGTACAGATC ATATTGATCAATGGAATAAAGTCATAGAGCAGCTAGGAACACCATGCCCTGAATTTATGAAGAAATTACAGCCTACAGTCCGAACTTATGTGGAGAACAGACCTAAATATGCTGGTTATAGTTTTGAAAAACTCTTTCCAGATGTCCTTTTCCCAGCTGATTCTGAGCACAATAAGCTTAAAG CAAGTCAAGCAAGAGATTTGTTGTCCAAAATGCTGGTTATAGATGCTTCTAAAAGAATCTCTGTCGATGAAGCCCTACAACACCCATACATCAATGTCTGGTATGATCCATCAGAAGCAGAAGCT cctCCACCAAAGATACCAGATAAGCAGTTGGATGAAAGAGAGCACACAATAGAAGAATGGAAAG agTTGATATACAAGGAAGTCATGGACCTAGAGGAGAGAACCAAGAATGGGGTTATACGTGGACAACCAGCCCCTTTAG